From Arctopsyche grandis isolate Sample6627 chromosome 12, ASM5162203v2, whole genome shotgun sequence, one genomic window encodes:
- the Pfrx gene encoding 6-phosphofructo-2-kinase/fructose-2,6-biphosphatase isoform X2: MEKKSLGWKYMSRETFGTPGERANNVNIPHVIAMVGLPARGKTYISKKLSRYLNWIGINTRVFNLGEYRRHMTTAYKSHEFFRHDNKEAMAIRTQCAMDALRDVCQWLEGGGEVAVFDATNSTMERRELIRKIVVNEMGFKLFFVESICDDPQIIEQNIMEVKVSSPDYENVNMDAVLSDFLLRIEHYRERYEPLDETKEAGLSFMKIYNTGEKVVVHKHEGHIQSRIVYYLMNIHIVPRTIYLTRHGESEQNLEGRIGGDSSLSPQGRRYASALGNYISQQQLTGLRVWTSWLRRSIQTVQAVHVPQERWKALNEIDAGICEEMTYEEIQSQYPEDFKARDQNKFNYRYPRGESYEDLVARLEPVIMELERQGNVLVVSHQAVMRCLLAYFLDKTADELPYLHVPLHTIIKLTPVAYGCRVEHVKLPIDAVDTHRPKPDSDATPKQACNGDNNALKDIQ; this comes from the exons ATGGAGAAAAAGTCCTTGGGATGGAAGTACATGAGCCGGGAGACCTTCGGAACTCCAG GCGAAAGGGCgaacaatgtaaatattcccCATGTCATCGCCATGGTCGGCCTGCCGGCCAGGGGCAAAACatatatatccaaaaaactgtcCAGGTACCTGAATTGGATCGGAATAAATACCAGAG TGTTCAATCTCGGCGAGTATAGAAGGCACATGACGACTGCATACAAAAGCCACGAATTCTTCCGTCACGATAACAAGGAAGCGATGGCTATTCGCACCCAGTGTGCCATGGATGCTCTACGCGACGTCTGTCAATGGTTGGAAGGTGGAGGTGAAGTAGCA GTGTTTGATGCTACCAACTCTACCATGGAACGCAGGGAGCTAATTAGAAAGATAGTCGTGAACGAGATGGGATTCAAACTGTTCTTCGTCGAGTCAATATGCGACGATCCACAAATCATCGAACAAAACATTATG GAAGTGAAAGTGAGCAGTCCGGATTACGAAAATGTGAATATGGACGCGGTGTTGAGCGATTTCTTGCTTCGGATAGAACATTACCGTGAGCGGTACGAGCCACTAGACGAGACAAAAGAGGCCGGCTTGTCATTCATGAAGATTTACAATACTGGGGAGAAGGTCGTTGTGCACAAACATGAAGGCCACATCCAATCAAGGATCGTTTactatttgatgaatatacacATTGTACCCAGAACCATATATTTAACAAGG CATGGAGAGAGTGAGCAAAATCTGGAAGGCAGAATAGGAGGCGATTCCTCGCTCTCGCCGCAAGGTCGACGGTACGCATCAGCTTTGGGTAATTACATATCGCAGCAGCAACTCACTGGATTGAGAGTTTGGACCAGTTGGCTGCGACGTAGCATTCAAACTGTGCAAGCCGTCCACGTGCCGCAAGAACGCTGGAAGGCCTTAAACGAAATAGACGCT GGCATTTGTGAAGAGATGACGTATGAAGAAATCCAATCCCAGTATCCGGAGGATTTCAAAGCAAGAGATCAAAATAAGTTTAATTATCGGTATCCACGTGGTGAAAGCTACGAAGACTTGGTCGCTCGATTGGAACCCGTCATCATGGAGTTGGAGAGACAAGGGAACGTTTTAGTCGTGAGCCATCAAGCAGTGATGAGGTGCCTGTTGGCATACTTCCTGGACAAAACTGCTg ATGAACTACCATACTTGCATGTTCCTTTACACACCATCATTAAATTAACGCCTGTTGCTTACGGTTGTCGAGTTGAACATGTTAAACTGCCTATAGATGCTGTGGATACCCATAGACCCAAGCCT GATTCAGACGCTACGCCAAAGCAAGCATGCAATGGAGATAACAATGCCTTAAAAGatattcaataa